One window of Macrococcus sp. 19Msa1099 genomic DNA carries:
- a CDS encoding TerC family protein, which produces MDPSIIITYLWVILVLVVLEGLLAADNAIVMAVMVKHLPEERRKKALFYGLVGAFIFRFGALFAISYLANYWQIQAAGAAYLLYMSTKNLIDYFRTDDATSASEEAELEKYGSSKGSGFWMTVAKVEFADIAFAIDSMLAAIAIALTLPEVGPQFGGMNLGQFLVMFTGGMLGVIIMRFAATWFVKLLHDNPSLEAAAFAVVGWVGVKLVVMVLAHEKVGILPHEFPHSTLWQVIFWTVLLGILVIGWFSGNKKKA; this is translated from the coding sequence GTGGATCCGTCAATTATCATTACCTATCTGTGGGTTATACTCGTACTCGTTGTATTAGAAGGCCTGCTTGCTGCAGATAACGCTATCGTTATGGCAGTAATGGTCAAGCATTTACCGGAAGAACGTCGTAAGAAAGCTTTATTCTATGGATTAGTCGGTGCATTTATCTTTAGATTTGGGGCACTCTTTGCCATCAGTTACCTTGCCAACTACTGGCAGATTCAAGCAGCGGGGGCTGCATATTTGTTATATATGTCCACTAAAAACCTCATAGATTACTTTAGAACAGACGATGCAACAAGTGCGTCAGAAGAAGCTGAGCTTGAGAAATATGGTAGTAGCAAAGGAAGCGGCTTCTGGATGACTGTTGCTAAAGTTGAATTCGCAGATATCGCATTTGCCATTGATTCAATGCTTGCAGCAATCGCCATCGCACTGACATTACCGGAAGTAGGACCACAGTTCGGTGGTATGAATCTCGGTCAGTTCCTTGTAATGTTTACGGGAGGAATGCTTGGTGTGATCATCATGCGATTTGCGGCAACATGGTTTGTTAAACTGCTGCATGACAATCCTTCACTTGAAGCAGCAGCATTTGCGGTTGTCGGATGGGTCGGTGTCAAGCTTGTTGTGATGGTGCTTGCACACGAAAAGGTAGGCATATTACCACACGAATTCCCACATAGTACATTATGGCAAGTAATATTCTGGACAGTCCTGCTTGGCATTCTTGTAATCGGATGGTT